Proteins from one Bifidobacterium sp. ESL0732 genomic window:
- a CDS encoding class I SAM-dependent methyltransferase has product MAAMTVADMVSMFLKDNGKINITAFDGSSFGPQDAPLHITVNNSRAVYYMVDHPNDLGLARAYLQGDIASPELIPGNPYEVFKELMALKPDMKKPNPADLARIVAAVYSHGIRHPEAPSIEGPSRWRRRTEGLLPHSKAGDSATVSYHYDQSNEFYRLFLGSSMTYTCGVFTSPEDSLEDAEWRKLDLVLDKLNLKPGDRLLDIGCGWGSMEIRAAQRGIKVLGVTLAGEQVKWAQEWIKREGLEDLAEVRQMDYRDVPEGDFDGICSIGMMEHVGFKHYPSYFKEIFDKLKPNGRLLNHQITRVNSMTGKAAGEFIDRYIFPDGQLASPGEIETVIQDTGFEVVNQENLRQHYALTLHNWNKNLVAGWDRAVELMGEPKARLWGLYMAGCALNFELNNIQIHQFLCVRPDDEKMTDTYPLRPWWVEDATVKPTEI; this is encoded by the coding sequence ATGGCCGCTATGACCGTAGCCGATATGGTCTCAATGTTCCTCAAGGACAATGGGAAAATCAACATCACCGCATTCGACGGTTCATCATTCGGGCCGCAGGACGCACCGCTCCATATTACGGTGAACAATTCGCGCGCTGTGTATTATATGGTCGACCATCCCAACGATCTTGGCCTCGCACGCGCCTACCTTCAGGGCGACATCGCTTCGCCGGAGCTCATTCCTGGCAATCCTTACGAAGTGTTCAAGGAGCTTATGGCTCTGAAGCCGGATATGAAGAAGCCGAATCCTGCCGACTTGGCGCGTATCGTCGCCGCCGTCTATTCACATGGCATCCGTCACCCCGAAGCGCCGTCCATCGAAGGCCCGAGCCGTTGGCGTCGCCGCACCGAAGGCCTGCTGCCGCACTCCAAGGCCGGCGATTCCGCTACGGTGAGCTATCACTATGACCAGTCCAACGAGTTCTACCGTCTCTTCCTCGGTTCCTCGATGACCTACACCTGCGGCGTGTTCACCTCGCCAGAGGATTCGCTCGAGGACGCCGAGTGGCGCAAGCTCGACCTCGTGCTCGACAAGCTCAACCTGAAGCCCGGCGACAGGCTTCTCGACATCGGCTGTGGCTGGGGCTCCATGGAAATCCGTGCCGCACAACGTGGCATCAAGGTTCTGGGCGTCACCCTGGCCGGCGAGCAGGTCAAGTGGGCACAGGAATGGATCAAGCGCGAAGGTCTCGAAGACCTTGCCGAAGTCCGCCAGATGGATTACCGCGATGTGCCGGAAGGCGACTTTGACGGCATCTGCTCGATCGGCATGATGGAGCACGTCGGTTTCAAACACTATCCCTCTTACTTCAAGGAGATCTTCGACAAGCTCAAGCCCAACGGCCGCCTGTTGAACCACCAGATCACTCGCGTCAACTCCATGACGGGCAAGGCCGCCGGCGAGTTCATCGACCGTTACATTTTCCCCGACGGCCAGCTGGCTTCCCCGGGCGAGATCGAGACCGTCATCCAGGACACCGGCTTCGAAGTCGTCAACCAGGAGAATCTGCGTCAACACTATGCGCTCACCCTGCACAATTGGAACAAGAACCTGGTTGCGGGCTGGGATCGCGCCGTCGAGCTGATGGGCGAGCCCAAGGCGCGCCTGTGGGGCCTCTACATGGCCGGCTGCGCCCTGAACTTCGAGCTCAACAATATCCAGATTCACCAGTTCCTCTGCGTGCGTCCGGACGACGAGAAAATGACCGACACCTATCCGCTGCGTCCGTGGTGGGTCGAGGATGCGACCGTCAAGCCGACCGAGATCTGA
- a CDS encoding HAD family phosphatase, with amino-acid sequence MKGWPGEPEMDYNVIKSEDAAKGADGKPIENVIFDFGNVLVKWDPQAVMLPRYSRELTDRFLDNNVSGFYDASDAMDVGDSSAEAVTWVRGKYGEPWATMMDYYYRNFEDSLIGPVEGMRVLVNDLKAAGIGVWGLSNWATELFPTAKKMYPILSDLDDAVVSGYVKLRKPHRDIFEYSLKRFGIPADTALFVDDKAMNIVGANSAGVRAVRFNDSYKLRTLLRQEGIDIPGIQG; translated from the coding sequence ATGAAAGGCTGGCCGGGCGAACCGGAAATGGATTACAACGTAATCAAGTCGGAGGATGCGGCGAAAGGTGCCGACGGCAAGCCGATTGAAAACGTGATCTTTGATTTTGGCAATGTGCTGGTGAAATGGGACCCGCAGGCGGTCATGTTGCCGCGATATTCGCGGGAGCTGACCGACAGGTTCCTCGACAACAACGTTTCGGGTTTCTACGATGCCAGCGACGCAATGGATGTCGGCGACTCCTCGGCTGAGGCAGTGACTTGGGTTCGCGGGAAGTATGGCGAGCCATGGGCGACAATGATGGATTATTATTACCGCAACTTCGAAGACTCTCTGATTGGCCCTGTCGAAGGCATGCGCGTTTTGGTCAACGATCTAAAGGCCGCAGGTATCGGCGTGTGGGGGTTGTCGAATTGGGCGACCGAACTATTCCCAACGGCTAAGAAAATGTACCCGATTTTAAGCGATCTGGACGATGCCGTGGTCTCTGGCTATGTGAAGCTGCGCAAGCCGCATCGCGACATTTTCGAATACTCGTTGAAACGTTTCGGCATCCCCGCCGATACTGCCCTGTTCGTCGACGACAAGGCGATGAACATCGTTGGTGCCAACTCTGCGGGTGTGCGCGCTGTGAGATTCAATGACTCCTACAAACTGAGGACATTGCTGAGGCAAGAGGGTATCGATATTCCCGGTATCCAGGGCTGA
- a CDS encoding aldo/keto reductase: MSKLNIAGQTVPAVGIGTWHMGNDAEKHDEEVAAIRTGIEAGARAVDTAEVYGDGKSETLVGEALKPFNRDDIFLISKIKPDNASKTAMEQHLDASLKRLQTDHLDLYLYHWRGSIPLEETVAELDRLRETGKIRSWGVSNFDIPDMQELVALPAGGNVAANEDLYNIESRGVEYDLLPWQRERHIPLIAYSPVGGLANDLKTSMLQDATVRQVAERHGVSTYELLIAWAVRDGNTLAIPQTSNPEHMRANIASASIELTDDDLAQLDKRYPAPTHRVPLDVD; this comes from the coding sequence ATGAGCAAACTGAACATTGCAGGACAAACTGTGCCGGCAGTCGGCATCGGCACGTGGCACATGGGCAATGATGCGGAAAAGCACGATGAAGAGGTCGCGGCGATTCGAACCGGCATCGAAGCCGGAGCGAGGGCTGTCGACACCGCAGAGGTGTACGGCGACGGAAAATCCGAAACACTGGTGGGCGAGGCGCTCAAGCCGTTCAACCGCGATGATATTTTCCTCATTTCAAAAATAAAACCGGACAATGCCTCCAAGACGGCGATGGAACAGCATCTTGATGCCAGCCTGAAACGGCTCCAGACCGACCATCTCGACCTGTATCTTTACCATTGGCGTGGCTCGATCCCCCTTGAAGAAACTGTCGCCGAACTTGACAGACTCCGCGAAACCGGCAAAATTCGTTCTTGGGGCGTTTCGAACTTCGATATTCCGGACATGCAGGAACTGGTGGCCCTTCCCGCCGGTGGCAATGTCGCTGCAAACGAAGACCTGTACAATATTGAGTCGCGCGGCGTGGAATACGATCTGCTGCCGTGGCAGCGAGAGCGCCATATCCCACTGATCGCCTACAGTCCGGTCGGCGGCCTCGCCAACGATTTGAAGACCAGTATGCTGCAGGATGCCACTGTTCGTCAGGTAGCTGAGCGTCACGGCGTTTCCACCTATGAACTCCTGATTGCCTGGGCAGTGCGGGACGGCAATACATTGGCTATTCCGCAGACCTCGAATCCCGAGCATATGCGTGCCAATATCGCTTCGGCCAGTATCGAACTGACCGACGATGACCTGGCGCAGCTTGACAAACGTTATCCGGCACCGACCCACCGCGTGCCGCTTGATGTGGATTGA
- the metK gene encoding methionine adenosyltransferase, with translation MTKERRLISAESVTEGHPDKVCDQISDAILDDMLRQDPHSHVAVETSAAIGQFLIFGEVTSSGYSDIQRIVRNVVKNIGYTSSEVGLDADSCGVLVSLTEQSAEINQGVDRLNPEQETEVSREERYEAQGAGDQGIMFGYACDETDVLMPLPIYLSHRLAYRLAQVRKESIVPHLRPDGKTQVTIEYDDDDRPVRVDTVLISTQHDPDVDHDWLLPQLREHVIEPVLAEVCGDKIKHDDYRILVNPTGSFILGGPAADAGLTGRKIIVDTYGGAAHHGGGAFSGKDPSKVDRSAAYATRWVAKNIVAAGLAHKVEVQVAYAIGVADPVSVNVNTFGTEIGGVTREQIQAAVRKVFDLRPAAIIDELDLLRPIYLKTAAYGHFGRTDPDFTWEATDKVDELKAAIAKL, from the coding sequence GTGACAAAAGAACGTCGCCTGATTTCCGCGGAATCGGTTACCGAAGGGCATCCCGACAAAGTCTGCGATCAGATTTCCGACGCCATCCTCGACGATATGCTTCGTCAGGATCCCCATTCCCATGTGGCCGTGGAAACATCGGCCGCCATCGGACAATTCCTTATTTTTGGCGAGGTGACTAGTTCCGGGTATTCCGACATCCAGCGCATCGTGCGTAATGTCGTCAAGAATATCGGCTACACCTCTTCCGAGGTCGGTCTTGACGCCGATTCGTGCGGCGTGCTGGTCTCGCTGACCGAGCAGAGCGCGGAAATCAACCAAGGTGTCGATCGTCTCAACCCCGAGCAGGAGACCGAAGTCTCGCGCGAGGAACGCTACGAGGCCCAGGGCGCCGGCGACCAGGGCATCATGTTCGGTTACGCCTGCGACGAGACTGACGTGCTGATGCCGTTGCCGATTTATCTTTCGCATCGTTTGGCCTATCGTCTGGCCCAGGTTCGCAAGGAGAGCATCGTCCCGCATCTGCGCCCGGACGGCAAGACCCAGGTCACCATCGAATACGACGATGACGACCGTCCGGTTCGTGTCGACACGGTGCTCATCTCCACGCAGCACGACCCCGACGTCGACCACGATTGGCTACTGCCGCAACTACGCGAGCATGTCATCGAACCGGTACTCGCCGAAGTCTGCGGTGACAAGATTAAGCATGACGATTACCGCATTCTGGTCAATCCGACCGGTTCGTTCATCTTGGGCGGTCCGGCGGCTGACGCAGGGCTGACCGGCCGTAAGATCATCGTTGACACCTACGGCGGAGCGGCCCACCACGGTGGCGGCGCGTTCTCCGGCAAGGACCCGAGCAAGGTCGACCGTTCCGCGGCCTACGCCACGCGCTGGGTGGCCAAGAACATCGTCGCGGCGGGGCTTGCGCACAAGGTCGAGGTGCAGGTGGCCTATGCCATCGGCGTCGCCGATCCGGTGAGCGTCAACGTCAACACCTTCGGCACCGAGATCGGGGGAGTCACCCGTGAGCAGATCCAGGCCGCGGTGCGCAAGGTCTTCGACCTGCGTCCGGCCGCGATCATCGACGAGCTCGATTTGCTTCGCCCGATCTACCTGAAGACCGCGGCATACGGCCACTTCGGCCGCACCGACCCGGACTTCACCTGGGAGGCCACCGACAAGGTAGACGAGCTCAAGGCGGCCATCGCCAAGCTCTGA
- the arc gene encoding proteasome ATPase, translating to MSNGEQDGNVQVSGKNGTGNSSKVNNAENIENAAVKGGSDSDTANGQTLEDFVRENDNLRAKNHALAVALTRAGKELQKAKSQLGLMAAPPLNFATMVRVDSCSTDEQGVQHALAEVLSGNRRLIVPVASNVPASRLVGGRTVLLNENMVLVEQRGLEISGLVRSVKQVLDDARLMVADESGNVTLIERASALADVTIEPGARVLVDGMARLALEVLPVENATDLVLEQTPDATFGDIGGLDSQIERIKDAVELPFLHRKLFERYDLRPPKGVLLYGPPGNGKTLIAKAVANALSGGNAENGVFLSVKGPELLNKYVGESERLIRLIFKRARTRAAEGKPVIVFIDEMDSLLRTRGSGVSSDVETTIVPQFLAELDGVESLDNVMVIGASNRVDMIDPAVLRPGRLDVKIRIDRPGKEAAAQIVSHYLTSNLPYESGQNAETLTRVLVDSVYADGPQRHICDVCDDQGRWSRVILADVMCGAMLKNIVDRVKTHAVKDSITLGSPMKIGADAVLRAVDDEFEETSDSVMDSDPVQWSKINGIAGGHAVRIRPAE from the coding sequence ATGAGCAATGGCGAGCAGGACGGCAACGTCCAAGTGTCCGGCAAAAACGGAACAGGCAATTCATCCAAGGTCAACAATGCGGAGAATATCGAAAATGCTGCCGTGAAAGGTGGTTCCGATTCGGATACCGCCAATGGCCAGACCCTCGAAGATTTCGTTCGGGAAAACGACAACCTGCGGGCCAAGAACCATGCGCTGGCCGTAGCCCTGACGCGGGCCGGCAAGGAGTTGCAGAAAGCGAAGTCGCAGCTTGGTCTGATGGCCGCACCTCCACTGAACTTTGCGACCATGGTTCGGGTGGATTCTTGCAGCACCGATGAACAGGGTGTGCAGCATGCCTTGGCCGAAGTGCTTTCCGGCAACCGCCGCTTGATCGTGCCTGTGGCCTCCAATGTGCCCGCCTCTCGTCTGGTCGGCGGCAGAACCGTGCTTTTGAACGAGAATATGGTTCTGGTCGAACAACGGGGGCTCGAGATATCCGGACTGGTTCGCTCTGTCAAGCAGGTGTTGGACGATGCGCGGCTGATGGTTGCCGACGAGTCAGGCAATGTTACGTTGATTGAACGGGCGAGTGCGCTCGCGGATGTCACCATCGAGCCGGGCGCGCGGGTACTGGTTGACGGTATGGCACGTCTGGCGCTGGAAGTGCTGCCGGTCGAGAACGCCACCGATCTGGTGCTGGAGCAAACTCCGGATGCGACTTTCGGCGACATCGGCGGATTGGACTCGCAAATCGAACGCATCAAGGACGCCGTCGAGCTGCCGTTCCTGCACCGCAAGCTTTTCGAACGCTATGACCTGCGTCCGCCGAAGGGTGTACTGCTATACGGGCCTCCCGGCAATGGCAAGACGCTTATCGCCAAGGCCGTCGCCAACGCGTTGTCTGGTGGGAATGCCGAAAACGGAGTGTTCCTTTCGGTGAAGGGTCCGGAACTTCTGAATAAGTACGTGGGGGAATCGGAACGTCTCATCCGCCTGATTTTCAAACGGGCGCGTACCCGCGCAGCCGAAGGCAAACCCGTCATCGTTTTCATCGACGAGATGGATTCGTTGCTGCGTACCCGTGGTTCCGGTGTTTCCAGCGACGTGGAGACGACCATTGTCCCGCAGTTCCTTGCCGAACTTGACGGTGTGGAAAGCCTTGACAATGTCATGGTCATCGGTGCTTCGAACCGTGTCGATATGATCGATCCAGCTGTATTGCGTCCCGGTCGCCTTGATGTCAAAATTCGCATCGACCGGCCGGGCAAAGAGGCTGCGGCGCAGATTGTATCGCATTATCTTACGAGCAATCTGCCGTATGAATCAGGCCAAAATGCCGAAACTCTGACCAGAGTTCTGGTCGACAGTGTCTACGCCGATGGTCCCCAGCGTCATATCTGCGATGTGTGTGACGATCAGGGTCGTTGGTCGAGGGTCATCTTGGCCGATGTGATGTGTGGGGCGATGCTCAAGAACATTGTCGACCGTGTCAAGACCCACGCCGTCAAGGACTCGATTACACTCGGCAGTCCGATGAAAATCGGGGCGGATGCGGTGCTTCGTGCCGTTGATGACGAGTTCGAGGAGACCAGTGATTCCGTCATGGATTCTGATCCGGTCCAGTGGTCGAAGATCAACGGTATCGCCGGCGGCCATGCGGTACGTATCCGACCCGCTGAATAA
- the rpoZ gene encoding DNA-directed RNA polymerase subunit omega: protein MAFGTEPTPSGLADPTIDELMEHSDYNKYSLSIFAAKRARQINSYFTQLNEGLLQNVGPLVEYQNNEKPLSIAFREINEGLLEETLGEDDLSEGSLD from the coding sequence ATGGCATTTGGCACCGAGCCTACACCGAGCGGTCTTGCCGACCCGACAATCGACGAGTTGATGGAGCATTCCGATTACAACAAGTATTCGTTGTCGATTTTCGCCGCGAAGCGTGCCCGTCAGATCAATTCTTATTTCACCCAGTTGAACGAAGGCCTTTTGCAGAACGTGGGTCCGCTGGTGGAATACCAGAACAATGAGAAGCCGCTTTCCATCGCCTTCCGCGAAATCAATGAGGGCCTGTTGGAAGAGACCCTCGGCGAGGACGATCTGAGCGAAGGCAGCCTCGACTAG
- a CDS encoding primosomal protein N', producing MSEPQAEQPALAGLAPRKRRKTVTHTPAKENPIAQVILDVQATHLGQTFDYLIDEKLSEAAQPGVMVRVRFGGRRVNGIVWNRVEKSHTAASALRYIERVMTPDVLVSASMRRDITAIAEAYGGTPANILRLAVPPRVAKVDKEQHLAMSGTWAGSRGRVKLDEEEFEQSSQRLRASYDEAVALHDALSGGGFASFVVDALPGVNQWAQDLAYMASLSLKNGRTAVLVLPTMREVNDVAAALRQFGLKPFRQTNATNGGFDGDFALLAAAMAPSERYRSYLAAASGQVRCVIGTRAAMYAPVEGAGLFAILEDSAYQNADGMMPYAAARGVLRLRAKLHGGTFIAMANARSATSEWEVSGNLRNAADRHINAVNAKPDVAENENTGDDAHPISETDTNPPEPVLETGETYPLDDANHSQENVNSIESQQIQTQAQTNDAIFSTEPTCRVQVCETPVSGFSMAVHPLPAVLEDLSPWVRWLNRDELARLADPSIGARVPHTAVRVLSQALENGPILFSIPHDGIAEALSCARCHRQARCPRCTGPLQQVLGDAPRCRWCGAPASDWTCPYCHGKRMSVVRVGAAGTASQLQHLFRDIPMVLSSPSQRGGIVEWVPDRPLIVIATPEAEPRVHTEDGGIGHYQAVAILDAWTSLYAPGVDARIDALTAWMRAAAMCACRKEGGQVLLIGETDPAIAESLKQWDSRILAARELDERAETGLTPVFAMACVWGRRDAVMETLNNIGALTADLSSVSTEEGDLPAVLGPVPIPQPKTVDARELEATQDRVKAVVRVSQRQRALLAKRLHAEAARHVATRTPGELRFQLDPKDLI from the coding sequence ATGAGTGAACCGCAGGCCGAACAGCCGGCGCTCGCGGGGCTGGCCCCACGCAAGCGCCGCAAAACGGTCACCCATACCCCAGCCAAAGAAAATCCGATAGCGCAGGTGATATTGGATGTGCAAGCCACTCATTTGGGCCAGACATTCGACTATCTCATTGATGAGAAACTTTCTGAGGCTGCGCAGCCTGGCGTCATGGTACGGGTTCGTTTTGGCGGAAGACGTGTCAACGGCATCGTCTGGAATCGTGTCGAGAAAAGCCATACCGCAGCTTCGGCATTACGTTATATTGAACGAGTCATGACCCCTGACGTGCTGGTGTCGGCCTCGATGCGTCGCGATATCACTGCCATTGCTGAAGCGTACGGCGGCACTCCCGCGAATATTCTGCGTCTTGCCGTTCCGCCAAGGGTTGCAAAAGTCGATAAAGAACAACATCTTGCGATGTCAGGAACATGGGCAGGAAGCCGCGGGCGTGTAAAGCTCGATGAAGAAGAATTCGAGCAAAGCTCACAACGCTTGCGGGCAAGCTATGATGAAGCCGTCGCCTTGCACGATGCGTTGAGTGGCGGGGGATTCGCCTCGTTCGTGGTTGATGCCTTGCCTGGAGTGAATCAATGGGCCCAGGATTTGGCTTATATGGCGAGTTTGTCGCTCAAAAACGGGCGGACGGCCGTTCTGGTATTGCCGACCATGCGTGAGGTCAATGACGTTGCAGCTGCGTTGCGTCAATTCGGTCTCAAACCATTCCGGCAAACCAACGCCACCAACGGTGGCTTCGACGGAGATTTCGCACTGTTGGCGGCCGCTATGGCACCCTCCGAACGCTATCGTTCCTATCTTGCGGCCGCAAGCGGGCAAGTGCGTTGTGTCATTGGTACCAGAGCGGCTATGTATGCACCGGTCGAAGGGGCAGGGTTGTTTGCGATCCTCGAGGATTCTGCTTATCAGAACGCCGACGGCATGATGCCGTATGCGGCCGCCCGCGGGGTTTTGCGTTTGCGTGCCAAGCTTCACGGAGGCACGTTCATAGCCATGGCCAACGCCCGCAGCGCAACCAGCGAGTGGGAAGTGAGCGGGAATTTACGCAATGCTGCTGATAGGCACATCAATGCCGTGAATGCGAAGCCTGATGTCGCGGAAAACGAAAATACCGGTGATGATGCTCATCCAATATCTGAAACCGATACAAATCCGCCAGAACCGGTATTGGAAACGGGTGAGACCTATCCGCTTGACGATGCCAACCATTCTCAAGAAAACGTGAACAGCATAGAGTCTCAACAAATACAGACTCAGGCGCAAACTAATGACGCGATATTCTCCACGGAGCCTACCTGTCGCGTACAAGTCTGCGAGACTCCAGTCAGCGGGTTCAGTATGGCAGTGCATCCGTTGCCGGCTGTTCTCGAGGATCTCTCGCCGTGGGTTCGATGGCTCAACCGCGACGAATTGGCACGTCTGGCCGACCCGTCCATCGGCGCTCGTGTGCCGCATACCGCAGTCCGGGTTCTTTCACAAGCCTTGGAAAACGGCCCGATACTCTTTTCCATTCCGCACGACGGTATCGCCGAGGCCCTAAGTTGCGCGCGTTGCCATCGTCAGGCCCGCTGCCCACGTTGCACCGGCCCGTTGCAGCAAGTGCTTGGGGATGCGCCGCGATGCCGCTGGTGCGGGGCTCCGGCCAGCGATTGGACATGTCCTTATTGCCACGGCAAACGGATGAGTGTTGTGCGTGTCGGCGCTGCCGGAACCGCCTCACAACTGCAGCACTTGTTCCGCGATATCCCGATGGTGCTTTCGAGCCCAAGCCAGCGGGGCGGCATCGTCGAATGGGTGCCGGACCGCCCGCTGATCGTCATCGCCACGCCGGAAGCCGAACCGCGCGTACATACAGAAGATGGTGGCATCGGTCATTATCAGGCCGTGGCCATCCTTGACGCCTGGACCAGCCTCTATGCCCCGGGAGTGGATGCGCGAATCGATGCGCTCACCGCGTGGATGCGCGCCGCTGCGATGTGTGCCTGCCGCAAAGAAGGAGGGCAGGTTCTCCTGATTGGCGAAACCGACCCTGCAATCGCAGAATCGCTGAAGCAATGGGATTCGCGTATCCTCGCCGCCAGAGAGCTTGACGAACGTGCCGAAACCGGACTTACTCCCGTTTTCGCCATGGCTTGCGTATGGGGACGCAGGGACGCGGTGATGGAAACGCTGAATAACATAGGAGCGTTGACCGCAGACTTGAGCTCGGTCAGCACCGAGGAAGGAGATCTTCCGGCAGTGCTCGGACCTGTCCCTATCCCGCAGCCCAAAACGGTGGATGCCCGCGAATTGGAGGCGACGCAGGATCGTGTCAAGGCCGTTGTCCGCGTTTCACAGCGTCAGCGTGCGCTATTGGCCAAGCGTCTGCATGCCGAAGCGGCTCGTCATGTTGCTACGCGAACGCCGGGAGAATTGCGATTCCAGCTCGACCCGAAAGATCTTATCTAG
- the fmt gene encoding methionyl-tRNA formyltransferase, translated as MLKVLFAGTPDVAVPALRQLAEDKEHFEVVAVLTRPDAPQGRGRKLTPSPVKEAALNLDIPVLECDPKEPSFISELKATGAEAGAVVAYGKILKEDVLGALPMGWYNLHFSLLPQWRGAAPVQRSVWRGDTITGATVFKLTKGMDTGPILAQSTCEIGAHDTSGDILSRLAEDGSHLLASALTAMAEGRIVLQEQPQGAYEVAKKITHDDARIRFDVPVFATDRQIRACTPEPGAWCMLHPQGVADASNPSAQPDTGRISLNAERDMGDAEPFHVLKARPADTDDPQVPVDLGPGMLASTKKHVWIGTATAPLELEEVKAQGKKAMRAADWARGARLSADAYVD; from the coding sequence ATGTTGAAAGTGTTGTTTGCAGGAACTCCGGATGTGGCGGTTCCCGCGTTGCGCCAGTTGGCCGAAGACAAGGAGCATTTCGAGGTCGTCGCCGTGCTGACCAGGCCTGATGCGCCCCAAGGCCGCGGGCGGAAGCTGACGCCGAGCCCAGTCAAAGAGGCTGCCTTGAACCTTGACATTCCGGTTCTGGAATGTGATCCGAAAGAGCCGTCATTTATCAGCGAACTCAAGGCCACCGGTGCCGAGGCTGGGGCGGTGGTCGCCTACGGAAAAATCCTTAAGGAAGACGTGCTGGGTGCGTTGCCGATGGGCTGGTACAATCTGCATTTCTCATTGTTGCCGCAGTGGCGTGGCGCGGCCCCGGTGCAGCGTTCCGTTTGGCGGGGCGACACGATTACTGGCGCCACTGTCTTCAAACTGACCAAAGGGATGGACACCGGCCCGATTCTGGCGCAATCGACCTGTGAAATCGGCGCACACGACACTTCCGGAGACATCCTTTCCAGACTTGCCGAGGATGGTTCCCATCTCTTGGCCTCGGCACTGACAGCGATGGCCGAGGGACGAATCGTGCTTCAGGAGCAACCGCAAGGTGCTTATGAAGTCGCAAAAAAGATTACGCATGACGATGCGCGCATCCGTTTCGATGTGCCGGTTTTTGCCACCGACCGTCAAATACGGGCCTGCACCCCTGAACCGGGTGCATGGTGCATGCTGCATCCACAAGGTGTGGCAGACGCTTCGAATCCGTCTGCACAGCCCGATACAGGCAGGATTTCTTTGAACGCTGAACGTGATATGGGCGACGCCGAACCGTTCCACGTGTTGAAGGCGCGTCCAGCCGATACCGATGACCCGCAGGTTCCCGTCGACCTTGGACCGGGTATGCTGGCAAGTACCAAAAAGCATGTGTGGATAGGAACCGCCACCGCCCCCCTTGAACTTGAAGAAGTCAAGGCTCAGGGCAAGAAAGCCATGCGGGCCGCTGATTGGGCCCGTGGCGCTCGCCTCTCTGCTGATGCCTATGTAGACTAA